The Quercus lobata isolate SW786 chromosome 4, ValleyOak3.0 Primary Assembly, whole genome shotgun sequence genome segment aaaaaacCAGATCTAGTATTTTCTACATTAAgaataatttcctttttttttttgtataaaatccTAGATCTCATATTTTacctatataaaaatattttactatttatatctttaatacttcaaaactatttctttaaaaatagaTATATGAATGTTAGCTTGAGAATAATCCTAGAtctaaaaaaactaatatttgaATGTTTGCAATTTTATATTAACATGTTCTATGTTTGTATGATTTTCATCATGTCATGTTTATGGAAATGTGAATGGTCATCCTAAGTTAGAAGATTGGGTTTTCCGGGCAGAGTGGATGTCTAACACCTTCTCACTCTATAACCTAGTCCACGAACCTAGATCTCAGGTTCTTAATAAAGTGTTTTGTTCaatgtttttactttctttAGATTGTAGCGAGGACAAAAATGTCTTATACTTCCTTAAATTGTAACTAGGATCCAAAATGATGTAATTGctataaaatgtaatttcattCAATTCAATGCAATGCAGAATTATTCATTTgtcttttagtttttctttttttgtataaatttaaaaagtggcgactccaaaaaaaatttccccaaaaGAGATTCTACGAGTCTCTTTTTGAAAGGTCCAATTCCCGGTCTCTCACAATGTGGCACCTAGTGTAGCATTGTAGTCTCACGTTCCAATTACGTACATCTCCATTTAGGGTGGTCGGAGCCGTACTCATCGTCGTCATCGTGAGGTGTGAGCAGGGAGGTATCGACACCATTGAGTTGTCAATGATTTCTATTATTACATTCTCTAAAAACCACGCATCTTCTACTTAGTGCTTGGATGAACTTGTAAGAATTCTTGAGTGTAGAAAAAATGGCCTATTGGGTTTACCAGTTTTTTACAAAGTGAGTCAATCAAAAGTATCtaaacaagagagagagtttaGGGTAGTGTTGGCTAAACATGaggaaaattttaaagataatGTGGGCAAGGTGCAGAGGTAGAGGACAACTCTAACTGGAGTTGgtatttttttctaaatggAATTAAGAGAATGGGTTTGTATATCTCATCATTAATCTcatgcttttcttttccttcatttttagataaaataggAGAGGTTTATATAGATTTAACAAAATACAAACCAAGGATATTTACAACAAAAGAGGTGCAATGCCATAGGATTATCTACAGCAAAAGATGGGCAAAGTCTATCTAAACCCTAACCCATCCAATCAAACATAATTGCATGCTTAACAAAAGATAGGCTCTGAGCATATTCTCTTATTCTTTCTGCTTGGTCTTTTCCTCTCTTAGCTAAAAGATCTACAGCCCCATAGCTTCATGGTAGATATGTTGCAGCTTAACATCCCATTGTCTCCCAAGAAGGTCCCACATAGAAAACAGTCATAGATATTCCATCAATAGGATTGGATTGAGAAGTAGAAAAACCATTCCCATAGAACTCACCACCCACACCAAAAACTCCatcaaaatgtttaattttgagtttattGAACGCAAGTAGCTGTCCAAGTGGAGGCAAGGAGAAGAAAAACTTACAATCGTAAAGCTTTAGGGACACCATGTTAGAGAATGAACAATCTCCAACCCAATTTGGAAATCTTGTACcctcattattttttatagtgaGAGAAATCAAGTTTGTATGGGAACACAACTGCTCAAGCACATTTCTTTCATTTACTGAATGCTTCTCATGGTCAAGTTTCCACTCCAACTCCAACTTAGATAGATCCTATTTATCCTCTAATATAGCCTTCGTATCATCTTCAATGCTATGAACATTTTCCAAGTTTAATACAGACAACTTTCTAGAAAGATGTCGCAACTCCCCCAACTCTCTAATGTAAGACCCCCCACGTTTGCCCACAACAAAAACAGGTAATCTTCtgagatttttcattttacCCAATTTGTGGTGGCATCTCTTTCATCTCAGTATCACTATTATCTAGGTGGCGCATGTTGATTAGTTTACTCATGTTGCCAGGAAACTCAATGATGTATGATGAAAATATCAAGGTTTGCAAATTATACAAGCTACAAAAAGAATCAGGCAAGTGCTTGATTTTAGCGTCTTGAATATTCAAATAGTGTAGATGTTTCAAATTACCAACAGAAACAGGCAATTCTAATATATTTGTACAACTAGACAATGATAACACCCGCAAGGACTTAAATGCCTGCAAGAAATCATCTATCATCTTCCCTATGTTGTTATATTCATCACACTTAAATGATATCCAATCTTCTCCGAAGAAGGTTCGCAAACCCTTAGCTTCATAAGGGATCTCAAATTTCTTAGACATGTCAAATCCAGCTTCATAATATGACAAATGACGTGTCTTTCTTGTAATTTCATTTGATTCAACATTATTAGacctaaaacaaaatttgcCAGATATAGATCTTGCCAAGTCATTGATAAGATCATGCATTAAGAAATGTGACTTATTTGACCGTTGAAAAAATGACCTTGATACTAGATCATTAAAGTATTATTCACCCATTTCTTCAAATTCCATATTTCTATCTTCTTTGGGTTGTTGCAAAAAACCTTCAGCCATCCATAACATGATCAATAACTCATACTTATCAAATTCATATCCATTGGAAAAATTGAGCAATATGCAAAGCATCGTTTCAAATGTGATGGGAGGAAATGATAGCTCAATCTTAAAGCCAGAAGGATATTATTTTTGGCATCTGGTAAATCCCAAATATGACTCTTCAAAATCTTATTCCAGTGTGTTGGGTTTTGATTCAAACGCAATGAACCCCCAATTGTTTTTGCAACTAAAGGCAAGCCTCTACACTTTTCCACAATCTTTTTACGAATTGCCTCTAGGTGTGGAATTTCACAGGGCTTTCTATTTGCAAATGCATGTTGTGCAAATAAAACCCAACACTCATCATTTGATAGTTCCTTTAGACAATGATGAATTGGAATAGTGCATATTTTTGATGCAACTTTTTCACTGCACGTCGTAACAATGATCTTTATCTCTTTTGCCCCACATTTAAAAACTTTAAGTAACTCATCCCAATCATTATAATTCTCATTCCAAACATCGtctaaaacaagaaaaaatttcttctcCATCAAAGCCTCCCTAATTGTAGTTTGCAAAAAATTCAAGCTTTGAATGTTACATGGGGAGAAAGTGACCTCCTCAAGAATAGTTTTTAATATCTTAAAACTGTCAAAGTTTTCTGAAAGGCAAACCCATGCTTTGAGATCAAAACTCTCATTTACTCTACTATCATTGAATACAAACTGAGCGAGTGTTGTTTTTCCTATCCCACCCATACCCACAATGGGCACAACACAAATGCCATCGCTACTTGCATCATCTAATTGCCAAAACTTAAATATCGCTTCTTTGTCAATATCTCTACCAAACACCCCACATTTTTCTGGGCAAGAAGTCGTTAATCATGGTGATCGTAATGTTACTCCACCAACAACCTTTTTTAGACCAAGTTCATTCTgtttttctataatattttttaaactctcCAGAATATTTTCTAGCTCAGATTGAATCCTTTTGTTGAATGAAATAATAGAAATAGAGAATGAGTTCCATAACGAGTTCCATAACTTACTAGTGTTATTTTGAGATTCAGCTTCTAGTTTGCATCGCAAGGCTTCATAGGCAATCTCATCCAACAGGTCATCGGCAACATAAACAGCATCTTTAAGCTCGTCCAGCCGTTCTTCCACAGCTGGGTTTGTGAATTGCTTCTCCTCTGCATCAACGAGCACTGCATCAGCAGACATCAGCTCTATTTTCAGCTTCTGTACCAATCCATCAATGGGTTTCCTTCCCTTGAGAAAGTCTAACACCTCGCGAGAAGCCAGTCTGTCAAACGCAACCTTAAGGAATGCAGAGAGTACTCCACCCACCAAAGCCTCCGCCATGTTATCTTCTTTGAGAAAGAAGTGAGTGATGAGAAACCAAAGGCAAGAGAACCAAAAGAGAGTATATCAactgttagagagagagagacaaagagaggttCTTTCTCAATATCTAGTACAAAAGGAAGTAGGAAGTTGCTTTGTTAAAGTTGTAAATGAATAGGCAAAGACTTTGCCTTAGGCCAGGTGTAGAAGCATTTCCCCCTTTGATTATGATATTGGAGTATCTAATTTAAATAGTGTAAATCTTTTAGAATAAGAAAGGTCTATGTACTTtctcagaaaaagaaaaagaaaaaaatagaaaggtcTAGGTAGTgtagaaatttgaaaatctatgGAGTTAATTGACAAGACGTGCCATTACCAAATACAATTACTTATATTTTACACGGTTATTAAGCCTACCAGGAAGCACACTCATTGATAATTTCACATTAGACATATATGGCTTCTTGTGCTACGATGGTTCCAAGCAATTgttaaaaagtgaaacaaaCGCAATCTAATCAGGAGGTATTTAATCTCATCAAACTTAGCTGATAGAATGTAGCAGTACAAAGATCATAGTCAACaagtgttttttctttcttgaaatgATCATAATCAAAATTTGATAACAAAGTTGgagtgtttgtttttatttgttttaaatttaataaaaatttgggaCTATAATAAATAGTAGCTTTTAGTGGGGGATATCCAAATTGTTCACAGAATGATCCTAATTCCTGTCTGACATACTTTTCATCCTTCTCTAACTGATACTTGAATCTTATATCTTACACAAGTTTAAACTACCTAATCTTTCTATTGTATTGATTATTTCTCCACATGTAACATTGGTGAAATCAGTATGTCCTTCATTGAACAGCCTTTCTCTTACTTGATATGCAAAATGTTTAGGTAATCCtccaataaatttttctttccaatatgGTTGACTATTAGCACTTCTTACTAATACTTTTGACAAGAATACATCTTTATACCATCTAAAATCTGATAATGTTGGACATTTTAAGATAACTAAGCTATCAAAACTTTCTTCTCTATACTTATCTAGGTCTCCTATGAAATGTTTTGTTATGGCAAAAATTAGTGAATTTACTGCATCTTCGATTCTTTctcctctttcattttttactgGTTGTCCATTTGCTTCTTTCTTAAATGCTTGTTTTAACCATGTTCTACTTCCTTCAGTTAATGTATTATCCCATCATCCTTTCAATTGACCTGTAAATCCTATGACTAATGCATGTGCTACTTGGTGATCTGTTTTACCCTCtgatttataaatatttgaaaccATTGTTATTTCCTGTAATGTATTCATTATTTAATAattgggataattacactttatccACCTGTGATTTGCCTTTAATTTGACTTACTTATCCGTagtttcatttttgacactttacccacctgtgattccCTCCGTTACTACTTTGCTACCCACCTCCAGTGCAGCCGTTACTTTAACACATAAActcatcaaaaacaaaacctaaaatagATCAAACACTCCTCACTCCCAAAATACACTCTCATCCAACTTGTTCACCAAACTAAGATCACAATGCAATGTGCTTGAGATAATGGACTGAGAACCACCTGGGTTTTGGGTAAATCCTatcatttttcatcaatttatttttgaggACATTCTGAAATGTACTAAGTCTGGTACTATTTGAGGAACTTTGAAATTAAAcgtttaaaatataatattacgAAGAAGATTAATTGCACAAACATCAGTTGTTCTAAACgtttaaacatataaattttCCAATACACTGACTGGTTTTTTATTCATAACTTCATTTTAAGCTATGTATATAGTGTATACTCCATctaagtaataaaatttcatttcgTTAAATTTATTGCAAAATTGATAATGATAAATAATTTTAGCCACTAAAAAAATGTACTAGTACTGTCACAGTCGATCAGGTACACATGTTGTTTTagataaattaatgaaatatgaGGTAAGTTTAAACGGTGGGTGAAGGCACTGAGGGGTGACCGATTATATTTATGGATCTATAGAGACCCACACTTCTTCATGGCTCTCAAGGTCCACAGTTTAATGTCGCCTGTTGCAGAAgataaaatagaagagagaaagTTTGGTAGCACTCACTGTCTTTGCCATTTCTTTGGTCACTATCTCCAAAATCCGCAAGCAAAAACCCAATTtcgaaaaaagaattttaaaaccctaggtttcaaaaattaaaaggatCTACCTGCAACAATTGAACAGATGAACACTGTGTCTCCTTCTTCCTTGATTTGCTTGCACAATCAAAACCCAGGTGGTTCTCAGTCCATTATCTCAAGCACATTGCATTGTGATCTTAGTTTGGTGAGCACGCTGGATGAGAGTGTGTTTTGGGAGTGAGGAGTGTTTGATCTGTTttaggttcttttttttatgagtttatgtgttagagtaacgtCTGCACTGGAGGTGGGTAACATAGTAGTAACACAGGGAATcacaagtgggtaaagtgtcaaaaatgaaaccacGGGTAAGTAAGTtaaattagaggcaaaccataagtgggtaaagtgtaattattcCTTAATAATTAGCTGATAAGCTGCTCTAATTCCTAATTCTCTTTCTTCAAATTGTAAATCTCTAATGAATAAGCTGCTCTAATTCCTAGTTCTCTTTCTTCAAATAGTAAATCTAGTGTTGTGGGTCTAGGATACCAATTTCTTGTCACTGAGGTTGGGATTACATAATTCCTATTTCTTTCGTTATATGAACTACATGTAAGCTATGCAATGTAtgggatttttaaattttattaatattatttttctaattagttTTTAGAGTGTCATTATCAACactgatattgatatatttaacAGTAGATCGCAAATTTGGAATTGAATTGATAGCATTAGAAAACAAAAGCCATTTAGATTCATGGTTCAAAATAACAACTATAATTCCAAAAAACCTACAAattcttagagcattagcatggGGGTGTAAAACCTTccaaattgctattttacaTCCTCATATATAAGTCAAAATGATGCACAATTGTAATGGATATGTGtgcacaattttaaatttttacttttcatgATGAATTCATTACTTCAACTAATTTCTATGACATACTCTATTTCTTTATCCTCTtgagattttaaaatatatatattgtagggttaagggcccaaatcatatattgggccttgggacTTGGCCGAGAGCGTGGGTGATCCGAGGACAAATAAATAGTAGTGGATGGTTCAAGCTCAAAATCTCATGAGTAAGGAACGAATaggaaggtggtccgaggaggaatatctcctcaAATATGCTAAGTGCAGCTCAAATATGTATCCCAATAATCAGAGTGACCTTCCAAGAAGTTCTAGTGATAGGGACGTGCATCATGAATATACAAGAAGGATAggaactcaaaaatatctaaggaaaagctgctaccaccgcattgaatgctctgcagctaactctctggccgcattaatgatgAAGTGATCTCTAAATAGTATTTTTTCAGccttacaaccatccccaaagACTTTTGGGggaggctgatgggacaaggatcaacatAAGTAATCAGATGTACACGTGTAGGGCAAGGATAAAAGGAGAGACATAGTATAATTTAGAGTAAAGACCCCAAAGGAAGGGGGATCGGAAAATTGAGAGGGAAATCACTGTAGCACTCAAACTTGTATTTGTAATCTGTTCAATTAATCAGTATTAGAACTTATCTCCTCGAACCTTGCCGAGAGTAAGTTTATTTGAATCAATCCTTCTTGCTGTATTTGGTTATCTTTCAAATCCACTTTAGTCGTTGTCCAACTCATCAGGGCCTAGTTTTTTAACCCACtctttataaatttattgtatttggcTCACTGGGCTGACATCCCTTTaaattttgggcttgggctcaAAACCGTATCCTTACAATTAacgtcgtctgtgggaagaacttgtgtgttAGTGAGTGCAATGGTCAACTATGGTAGGATCAGGTCCCCATCAACAAGAGTCTACGGG includes the following:
- the LOC115983585 gene encoding putative disease resistance RPP13-like protein 1 produces the protein MAEALVGGVLSAFLKVAFDRLASREVLDFLKGRKPIDGLVQKLKIELMSADAVLVDAEEKQFTNPAVEERLDELKDAVYVADDLLDEIAYEALRCKLEAESQNNTSYGSIEKGWSSFIQHHPWNCFQSHQRFVEVLKSKSTHLYGSKLIVIFLGIILLGNYVP